One window of the Sebastes umbrosus isolate fSebUmb1 chromosome 1, fSebUmb1.pri, whole genome shotgun sequence genome contains the following:
- the pacsin1b gene encoding protein kinase C and casein kinase substrate in neurons protein 1 yields the protein MSGAYDESASQEETTDSFWEVGNYKRTVKRIDDGHRLCNDLMNCIQERAKIEKAYSQQLTEWSKRWRQLVEKGPQYGTVERAWMGVMTEAEKVSELHQEVKNNMINEDFEKVKNWQKDLYHKQMMGGFKETKEADEGFKKAQKPWAKKLKELEAAKKSYHMACKEEKLASTREANSKGEASVTADQQKKLTEKLDKCKQDSQKAKEKYEKALDELSKCTPQYMENMEVVFDQCQQFEEKRLSFLREVLLDVKRHLNLTEDQSYTTVYRELERTITTSSPQDDLKWFSNTHGPGMHMNWPQFEEYNPDLTHNISKKEKTKKGSDGVMLTNVTTVVDHAQAGDRGSVSSYEKNQAFMASTEWSDEDQTAPNSGNDTNGGTNPFEEEVGKGVRVRALYDYEGQEQDELSFKAGDELMKLEDEDEQGWCKGRLDNGQLGLYPANYVEPM from the exons ATGTCTGGAGCCTACGACGAGTCCGCCAGCCAGGAGGAGACCACAGACAGTTTCTGGGAG GTTGGGAACTACAAACGTACAGTGAAGCGGATCGACGATGGTCACCGGCTCTGCAATGACCTGATGAACTGCATCCAGGAGCGTGCCAAAATCGAGAAAGCCTACTCACAGCAACTGACCGAGTGGTCCAAGAGATGGAGACAGCTGGTAGAAAAAG GGCCTCAGTACGGCACAGTAGAGCGAGCTTGGATGGGGGTGATGACGGAGGCGGAGAAGGTGAGCGAGCTTCACCAGGAAGTGAAAAACAACATGATCAACGAGGACTTTGAGAAGGTGAAGAACTGGCAGAAAGACTTGTACCACAAACAGATGATGGGAGGATTCAAGGAAACCAAAGAGGCAGACGAAGGCTTCAAGAAGGCCCAGAAACCCTGGGCCAAAAAGCTAAAAGAG CTCGAGGCAGCCAAGAAGTCCTACCACATGGCCTGTAAAGAGGAGAAGCTGGCGTCCACTAGAGAGGCCAACAGTAAGGGAGAGGCCTCTGTGACCGCCGACCAGCAGAAGAAACTCACAGAGAAACTGGACAAATGCAAACAGGACTCGCAGAAG GCCAAGGAGAAGTATGAGAAGGCTCTGGATGAGCTGAGTAAGTGCACTCCACAGtacatggaaaacatggaggtggtgttcgACCAGTGCCAGCAGTTTGAAGAGAAGAGGCTGAGCTTCCTCAGGGAGGTGCTGTTGGACGTCAAACGCCACCTCAACCTCACAGAAGACCAAAG CTACACCACAGTGTACAGAGAACTTGAACGCACCATCACAACGTCCAGCCCGCAGGATGATCTGAAGTGGTTCAGCAACACCCACGGCCCCGGCATGCATATGAACTGGCCACAGTTTGAG GAATACAATCCAGACCTTACCCATAACATCTcgaagaaagaaaagacaaagaaaggcaGCGATGGAGTCATGCTGACTAACGTCACAACAGTAGTAGACCACGCTCAAGCTGGAGACCGAGGAAG TGTCAGCAGCTACGAGAAGAACCAGGCATTCATGGCCTCCACAGAGTGGTCGGACGAGGACCAGACGGCGCCGAACTCAGGCAACGACACCAACGGGGGGACGAACCCCTTCGAAGAGGAAGTGGGCAAAGGTGTGAGAGTGAGAGCGCTGTACGACTACGAAGGCCAAGAGCAGGACGAGCTCAGCTTCAAAGCCG